The Spirochaetales bacterium genomic interval ATCAATGATCTTGATCGAATCCTCGATAAACTGCCCGAAGGATTTTTCCTCCGCTTCAACATCGCTTTTCTCAAGATCCGGCTCCGGTGTCTGCTGTATACTCACAGCCGTGACAATCTCGGTCGCTTCCGGTAGGTCCGTTGTGCCGGTTTGCGTTTCCGATATTTCCTGCAGTTCATTTTCCGTATATTCCGAGATGCGCGCGGCCGTATCGAGGAGGTCGCCGAACGAGTCGTCCCCGATCAACGCGTTGTTCTTGATCGACAATTCTCTCAGCTTTTCCGATTCTTCCTCCGATACCGATACCGCGAGGATTCTTCTGTTTGCCAGCTTGGCGGTTTCCGATTCATGATTATCCTGGATGATCGATTGATATAATTTTACCGATTCCTCTTTCCTTCCCGATTCTTCATAACACCTGGCCTTGAGATATTCCACTTTTTCAGAACTCGTCTTGTCCTCTGTCGTTACCTTGTCGAGTATGTCGATTGCCTCTTCGAAAGCGATCAGTTTATACAGCTTTTCCGATTTCAGGAGAGGGCTTTCATCGGATTCCTTGACGCGCTTTACCTCCGCCATTATCTCCTCCAAATACCGGAACAGCATTGCGGCGGTGATCGCCACAGCCTCATTCTCAAAATTCCTGATTATCGTCAGGTATTTTTCTTTTGCCTCTTCGTATTCACCGAGAATGGAAAGACAATATCCCTGGTGAAGGAGGACGATATGAAGCTCACTTTCGTCGATGTTCTGCCGCGCGAGTATCGCATCATACTTTTCCAGGGCTTTCCGGTAATATTTGCTGCGTTCATAGTAATATGCGATCGCC includes:
- a CDS encoding tetratricopeptide repeat protein, coding for MIAFFKNNKFIIIIILSTIVIIGGMFVLNEVVVSIRMHELRVFLREINKETMEMDELGMVTKFKLHRGLYENRIDENELSIEEMNIAYLITASEEPEGFTLSRYREIAGPILYIINFLRMFIQKPPIQYVAGPVENMDLAIAYYYERSKYYRKALEKYDAILARQNIDESELHIVLLHQGYCLSILGEYEEAKEKYLTIIRNFENEAVAITAAMLFRYLEEIMAEVKRVKESDESPLLKSEKLYKLIAFEEAIDILDKVTTEDKTSSEKVEYLKARCYEESGRKEESVKLYQSIIQDNHESETAKLANRRILAVSVSEEESEKLRELSIKNNALIGDDSFGDLLDTAARISEYTENELQEISETQTGTTDLPEATEIVTAVSIQQTPEPDLEKSDVEAEEKSFGQFIEDSIKIIDTEIEKKEEEISKKETEVRTPVPTAGPTPKKPSVTMNPEEEKRPFTRSVRDADGDVVRIEYYNASGTITGIKHKDAEGRTYKVEQYDEKGSLSGYFIYEFDENGNPEKVYAYDSDGNLLSSE